The window CATACGCCAACTCACGCTCGGTGCTCGACGCGCAAAGGCCAAGGGCAAACCGCCCAAGGACAGTCGCGCTCTGTTCAAATTGCTGCGCTCACTTCCGGAAGAAGAAAAATAATACTCTTCGCCCCTTGACGTGGTCCAGACCGGAATTATCTATCTAACAACGCACAGAATCCCGTGCCGAGGCATCGGGGAAAGGAGATAGCAATGGTTATTCACGAATATGCCGGTATTGTTACCGAACTTGAGGATCATAAATGCCCGCACTGCGGCAAACTTATGGAGCCCTGGCTCCCCCCGGCAGAGACCGGTTGGGATGTCATCCTCATCTGCAACTCCAACAGCTGCCCCTTTTACCTCGGCAGCGAGGACGACATCGCTCACAAACGCGATGGCTCTCACCTCGGTTGCCGCTACGCGCTGAATCCGCAGAACGGATATAAGCCCGTCAACGTTCTGGCCGTATGCCCTCACTAGGGTCGGCCAGTAGAGAACACCGCAAGAAAGCCCGCATCAGCGGGCTTTCTTGTTTTTGGCCCCCTGTTCGTATTACCCAATCGAATCCATCCAAAATTGCAATGCACATACTCGTTCCCAACCGGGCTAATCGGTGCTAAACCTGCGCCATTAAATCACAACGAGGAATAATACGTGACAGGAACTTCAGGTAACGCAAAAGCATATGTGGCACTCTGGTTCGCCATTATTGTATGGGCCAGTTCTTTTGTTGTCCTCAAGATTGCTTTTAACCACTTCGACCCCATGGTGGTCATTTTTGGCCGCATGATCATTGCCTCGATCTGCTTCCTGTTCGTCTTTAAACGCATCGGTGGCAACGACTACCGCCCCGGCGACTGGAAGAAGATGCTCTTTATGGGCGTATGCGAGCCAGGCCTTTACTTCGTATTCGAAGCTCTGGCCCTTAGTTACACCGATGCCTCTCAGGCTGGAATGATCTGCGCTCTATTGCCTCTCATGGTTGCAGTGGCCGCCCATTTTGTTCTGGGCGAATCCATCACTAAACGTAACATTACCGGTTTCACCATAGCTATTATCGGTGCCATTGCCCTTTCTGCAGCTGCTGTCTCCACAGACACAGCCCCAAATCCTATCCTCGGCAACTTTCTCGAATTCTTGGCCATGGTTTGCGCCGTAGGCTACATCATCACTATGAAAGGATTATCCTCTCGCTACAACCCATGGTTCCTGACCATGATTCAGGCCTTTGTAGGCTCATTATTTTTCTTCCCGCTTCTGTTCCTGCCCAGCACGACCCTGCCGACAACCTTCCCCATGGAAGGCATCGCCACCGTTGCTTACCTCGGCATTGCCGTCACCATTGGCGGCTATGGCATGTACAACTACGCAGTCTCCAAAATACCTGTCAGTCAAGCTACCGCCTTCATCAATCTCATCCCGGTCATCACCCTCTTTTTGGGTTGGGCGATTCTCAGCGAAAGGTTGAACTGGATGCAATACGCAGCTTCTGCCGTGGTCATTGCAGGCGTATATGTAAGTCAGGATAAAAAGAAGACTCAGGAGTAGTTCAGACCACGCTCTTTCAAGTAAACCAAGACAACAAAAAAGGCCCCGGTAGCTTTCGCTGCCGGGGCCTTTTCTCATTTTTCCTAGAGGGAGATAAATATATCTTTACGATCGCATCCAGCTTCCCGCAACAACCGGGACACCGCCTCAACACCACCGTCTC of the Pseudodesulfovibrio sp. zrk46 genome contains:
- a CDS encoding DMT family transporter, giving the protein MTGTSGNAKAYVALWFAIIVWASSFVVLKIAFNHFDPMVVIFGRMIIASICFLFVFKRIGGNDYRPGDWKKMLFMGVCEPGLYFVFEALALSYTDASQAGMICALLPLMVAVAAHFVLGESITKRNITGFTIAIIGAIALSAAAVSTDTAPNPILGNFLEFLAMVCAVGYIITMKGLSSRYNPWFLTMIQAFVGSLFFFPLLFLPSTTLPTTFPMEGIATVAYLGIAVTIGGYGMYNYAVSKIPVSQATAFINLIPVITLFLGWAILSERLNWMQYAASAVVIAGVYVSQDKKKTQE